The sequence below is a genomic window from Deltaproteobacteria bacterium.
AAGACACCCTTTTAAGCATCAAACTGCTCAAGAAGATAAGCAAAGAGGAATATATCTGCGGCATGAACAAGAGAAGAGGCGCAGTGGTGCAGTAGTCTGAGAGGGCAGGAAAATAAATCTCCCTGCCCTCATTTTCCACAAATGAAGGAGGTTATACAAATGAAGAGATGCATGTCAATATGTTTATTGTCAATCCTTTTTTTAGTTTCACTGAGCGGTTTGAGTTTTTCATGTGATTACTGCCTTTTATCCCAGGGTTTATCCCCTCTTCAGACCACTACAGGGATAGGTCTAAGGATAGATGAACGTTACACAGTTCTCAACGATATGTATAAAGGCACAAAGAAGGTAGAAAATCCTGGAAATAAGGAGACCCATCTTACAACCCAAGTTACAGGATTTTATGCCATAAACCCTGACCTTACAGCCTTTGTTGTTGTGCCGTATGTGAGAAGAACCATGAAAGAGTGGGATGATGTGAGCATGACGTTTATGAAAGGGAAGGCGTCAGGTTTGGGGGATATTGTCCTCATGGGCAGATACACCTTCTATAGGCGGCATGAGTTGGATTCCACGACCATCGTAGCCGGCCAGGCCGGGGTAAAACTTCCTACAGGGGCTACCAATGCGAAAGATGATATGGGAATGTATATGGATGCC
It includes:
- a CDS encoding transporter, giving the protein MKRCMSICLLSILFLVSLSGLSFSCDYCLLSQGLSPLQTTTGIGLRIDERYTVLNDMYKGTKKVENPGNKETHLTTQVTGFYAINPDLTAFVVVPYVRRTMKEWDDVSMTFMKGKASGLGDIVLMGRYTFYRRHELDSTTIVAGQAGVKLPTGATNAKDDMGMYMDAHMQPGTGSTDILLGLNLSHAIDRFTIAANLLYSMNNEGKKGETGMDTGDEKHQFGNMLSYDLTGIYRIYPATPPGPTVSFALGVAGERRGKEKIDGVTVDGSEGHTIYLNTGLLFIPHPQWIVELNYRPAIYHDLPADPTTGEAQMGEDYKAILSVSHLF